In Pseudomonadota bacterium, the DNA window ACATGGAATTAATGCTCTAACAATAACCTCATAGGCACCATCTCCGAAAGGGTGAATCCATGTCGTTTATAGAATCGTTGAGCTGATTTATTTGTTTGATCGGTAAGAAGCGTAAGTCGACGACAGCCGACAGACTTGGCGAAATCAATGGCCGCTTGTAGTAACTTCGACCCCGCACCACTCCCGCGGTGATCGGGATGCACAACCATATCTTCCAAGATGGCCACTCGGCCACCAAGAGCAGTGCTGATTGTAAAAAGCAGGTTAATCATGCCCAGAGGTGAGCCCCATTCACGAAGGACCAGAATTTGGCCACGCTCCGGAAAATCAATGATGTTCTGCAAGCCGGCTGATTGCAAGGAGCGGTCCGGTTGGGACTCGGCTTCCTGTGCAAACAAAAACCCTAATAGCTCACAGAGCCCGGGAATGTCTTCTTTGGTGGCTTTTGTTATTTCCATGATTCCAGTATGCGGCCCATCGCCCCGATCAACCGCCGGAGTCAATCAAAGATCCGCTTGAGCACGATGGTCTCGGCGCGATCGGCGCCGGTCGAGATGAGGTCGATCGGGCAATCGGTGATCGCCGCTAGGCGTTCCAGATAGGCTTTGGCGCTTACGGGCAGCCGTTGGTACTCGGTGAGACCGCTGGTCGAAGCGGTCCAGCCCGGCAGATCCTCGTAGAGCGGCTCACAGCCGGCGATGGCCTCGGCACCCGCCGGTACGGTGGCCAGCAACCGCCCTTGGTAGCGATACCCGGTACAGACACGAATGGTATCCAGGCCATCCAGGACATCGAGCTTGGTAATGCAAAGCCCCGAGACGCTGTTGATCCGGCAGGCCCGGCGCAAGGCCACGGCGTCGAACCAACCGCAGCGCCGCGGCCGGCCGGTGGTGGCCCCGAACTCATGTCCGCGGCGCGCCAGGTGCTCGCCCATCGCGTCGAACAGCTCCGTGGGAAAGGGGCCCGAGCCCACGCGGGTGGTGTAGGCTTTGGTGATACCGAGCACGTAATCGAAGCACCGCGGGCCGACCCCGGAGCCGGTCGCGGCCCCGCCGGCCGTGGTGTTCGACGAGGTCACATAGGGGTAGGTTCCATGGTCGATATCGAGCAGGGTCCCCTGCGCCCCCTCGAACAGGACGTTGTCGCCGCGCGCTTGATGCTCGAATAACAGCTCGGTGACATCCGCGATGAGCGGCGTGATGGCCTCGGCCAAGGTCAGCGCCTCGTCGAGCACCGCCGAGAAGTCCAGCGGGGCACGCTGGTAGAAGTGCTTGAGAACGAAGTTGTGAAAGTCGAGGACCTCGCCGAGCTTAGCGGCGAGGCGCTCGCGGTGGAGGAGATCGCCAACCCGCAGGGCGCGGCGCGCCACTTTGTCCTCGTAGGCCGGTCCGATCCCACGCCCGGTGGTGCCGATGGCGGCTGTGCCGCGGGCCTCTTCGCGCGCCTGGTCGAGCGCCACATGGTAGGGCAGGAGCAACGGACAGGCCTCGCTGACGAACAAGCGCCCGCGCGCCACGACGCCCTTCTGCTCCAGCATGCGGATCTCCTCGCAGAGCGCCTGCGGCGAGACCACGACGCCGTTGCCGATCAGGCAGCGCACCCCGTCGCGCAAGATCCCGGAAGGGATGAGGTGCAGGATGGTCTTGGTGCCGTCGATGACCACGGTATGTCCGGCGTTGTGACCCCCCTGAAACCGCACCACCGCACCCACGTGCTCGGTGAGGAGATCGACGACCTTGCCCTTCCCCTCGTCGCCCCACTGGGTGCCGACCACCACGAGGTTCCTGGCCATCGCCCTCCCCCTCCGGTCTAGACGGGGTTCAAGACCCACTGCCCGTCGCAGAGGTCGAGCTGCTCACCGCAGCCCATTTCGGCGGCCCCCCCCACCTGGCCCGGTAGGCCGTACACCACCCGCCTGCCCTCTGCCCGGAGTCGCCCGATGACGTCCGTGAGCCTGGGGTCGGTGCGCC includes these proteins:
- a CDS encoding GNAT family N-acetyltransferase encodes the protein MEITKATKEDIPGLCELLGFLFAQEAESQPDRSLQSAGLQNIIDFPERGQILVLREWGSPLGMINLLFTISTALGGRVAILEDMVVHPDHRGSGAGSKLLQAAIDFAKSVGCRRLTLLTDQTNKSAQRFYKRHGFTLSEMVPMRLLLEH
- a CDS encoding adenylosuccinate synthase; this encodes MARNLVVVGTQWGDEGKGKVVDLLTEHVGAVVRFQGGHNAGHTVVIDGTKTILHLIPSGILRDGVRCLIGNGVVVSPQALCEEIRMLEQKGVVARGRLFVSEACPLLLPYHVALDQAREEARGTAAIGTTGRGIGPAYEDKVARRALRVGDLLHRERLAAKLGEVLDFHNFVLKHFYQRAPLDFSAVLDEALTLAEAITPLIADVTELLFEHQARGDNVLFEGAQGTLLDIDHGTYPYVTSSNTTAGGAATGSGVGPRCFDYVLGITKAYTTRVGSGPFPTELFDAMGEHLARRGHEFGATTGRPRRCGWFDAVALRRACRINSVSGLCITKLDVLDGLDTIRVCTGYRYQGRLLATVPAGAEAIAGCEPLYEDLPGWTASTSGLTEYQRLPVSAKAYLERLAAITDCPIDLISTGADRAETIVLKRIFD